A single region of the Microbulbifer sp. MKSA007 genome encodes:
- a CDS encoding class I SAM-dependent methyltransferase, translating to MIEPKKFWDKTAARYAKSPIKDLKSYKRKLAITQEYFQADWSVLEFGCGTGSTAIHHSPYVNSITATDISEKMLDIAKQKVKIASIKNINFKQGTLGSLKFEPDSFNAILGLNILHLIEDIDGAIARVYNLLKSGGIFVSSTVLVKKSNWRFLIPVMQRINLAPYVHKIDRQELLDKLTRVGFLIDQEWQPSKESIFLIAKK from the coding sequence ATGATAGAGCCAAAAAAGTTTTGGGATAAAACTGCAGCGCGCTATGCCAAAAGCCCTATAAAAGATTTAAAAAGTTACAAGAGAAAACTGGCTATAACACAAGAATATTTTCAGGCAGACTGGTCTGTACTGGAATTTGGATGCGGCACCGGCAGCACCGCTATTCATCACTCTCCCTATGTGAACAGTATAACTGCTACTGATATTTCCGAGAAGATGCTGGATATTGCTAAGCAAAAAGTAAAAATCGCTTCCATAAAAAACATAAATTTTAAACAAGGCACCTTAGGTTCACTAAAATTCGAACCAGATAGTTTTAACGCCATCTTAGGGTTAAATATATTGCACCTTATCGAGGATATAGATGGTGCTATCGCGCGAGTTTACAATTTATTGAAATCCGGGGGCATATTTGTATCAAGCACTGTATTAGTTAAGAAAAGCAATTGGCGATTCTTGATCCCAGTGATGCAACGCATAAACCTGGCCCCTTATGTCCACAAAATTGACAGGCAGGAGCTTTTAGACAAGCTTACACGAGTTGGTTTTCTTATTGATCAGGAGTGGCAGCCTAGTAAGGAATCAATTTTTTTGATAGCAAAAAAGTAA